The Paeniglutamicibacter sulfureus genome includes a region encoding these proteins:
- a CDS encoding Mrp/NBP35 family ATP-binding protein: MTLEPRLLEALSAVQDPELRRPITELGMVESAILSEGTARVTVLLTIAGCPMRSTIENDVAAALSAVPGVGRVEVALGVMSPEQRAALRESLKSRSVPFSDPASLTRVIAIASGKGGVGKSSLTANLACAMAADGLRVGLIDADVHGFSIPGLLGIPGAKPTRVDEMILPPVAHGVKVISIGMFIDDNKPVIWRGPMLHRALEQFLTDVHFGDLDVLLLDLPPGTGDIAISVSQLLPGSELVVVTTPQAAAAQVAERAGSIAVQTGQKVVGVIENMSAMVLPDGSLLEIFGSGGGAELAQRLSLVLDTEVPLLGQVALDPLLRVGGDTGVPLVLSHPDSPAAAQIIEMARGLTHRPRGLAGLKLGVTPR; this comes from the coding sequence ATGACCCTCGAGCCCCGGCTCCTTGAAGCACTCTCCGCCGTCCAGGACCCCGAACTGCGCCGGCCCATCACCGAGCTCGGCATGGTCGAATCCGCCATCCTGTCCGAGGGCACCGCACGGGTCACGGTGCTGCTGACCATCGCCGGCTGCCCGATGCGCTCCACCATTGAAAACGACGTCGCGGCCGCCCTGTCCGCGGTGCCCGGCGTCGGCCGCGTCGAGGTCGCCCTTGGGGTCATGAGCCCCGAGCAGCGCGCGGCCCTGCGCGAGTCGCTCAAAAGCCGCTCCGTCCCGTTCTCCGACCCGGCCTCGTTGACCCGCGTGATCGCGATCGCCAGCGGCAAGGGCGGGGTCGGCAAGTCCTCGCTGACCGCCAACCTGGCCTGCGCCATGGCCGCCGACGGGCTGCGCGTCGGGCTCATCGACGCCGACGTGCACGGCTTTTCCATCCCCGGGCTGCTGGGCATCCCCGGGGCCAAGCCGACCCGCGTGGATGAGATGATCCTGCCGCCGGTGGCCCACGGGGTGAAGGTCATTTCCATCGGCATGTTCATCGACGACAACAAGCCCGTGATCTGGCGCGGCCCGATGCTGCACCGCGCGCTGGAGCAATTCCTGACCGATGTGCACTTCGGGGACCTGGACGTGCTGCTGTTGGACCTGCCCCCGGGCACCGGGGACATCGCCATCTCCGTTTCCCAGCTTCTGCCCGGTTCCGAGCTGGTGGTGGTCACCACCCCGCAGGCGGCGGCGGCCCAGGTCGCCGAGCGCGCCGGGTCGATCGCCGTCCAGACCGGACAGAAGGTCGTGGGCGTCATCGAGAACATGAGCGCCATGGTGCTGCCCGACGGGTCGCTTCTGGAGATCTTCGGTTCCGGCGGCGGGGCGGAACTCGCGCAGCGCCTGTCGCTGGTGCTGGACACCGAGGTCCCGCTGCTGGGGCAAGTCGCACTTGACCCGCTGCTGCGCGTCGGGGGCGATACCGGTGTGCCACTGGTGCTTTCCCACCCGGACTCCCCCGCCGCCGCACAGATCATCGAGATGGCCCGCGGCCTCACGCACCGCCCACGCGGCCTGGCAGGACTGAAGCTGGGCGTCACCCCGCGCTAG
- a CDS encoding sec-independent translocase, which yields MFLGINGSELLVLAVLAVVILGPEKLPEYAAQLARLVKELRRMATGAKEQLREEVGDDIADMDWRKLDPRQYDPRRIIKDALLEDFEDAVSAVKEAPVARQRSVTTAKVAPLAPHEPAPFDSEAT from the coding sequence GTGTTTTTGGGAATCAATGGCAGTGAACTGCTGGTGCTTGCGGTGCTCGCGGTGGTTATTCTGGGACCCGAGAAACTGCCGGAGTATGCCGCGCAACTGGCGCGCCTGGTCAAGGAACTGCGCCGCATGGCCACCGGTGCCAAGGAGCAGTTGCGCGAGGAAGTCGGCGACGACATCGCCGACATGGACTGGCGCAAGCTTGACCCGCGCCAATACGACCCGCGCAGGATCATCAAGGACGCGCTACTCGAGGACTTCGAGGACGCGGTGTCGGCCGTGAAGGAAGCCCCGGTCGCGCGGCAGCGTTCGGTGACCACTGCGAAGGTTGCCCCGCTGGCCCCGCACGAGCCGGCGCCCTTTGACAGCGAGGCAACGTAG